The DNA sequence GGTAACTCACGCCGTCAAGATGGTATCGGCTCCACGCTTACGCTCAGGGGCTTAACCTTGCCATGTATTGCTGAGATTTGACCGACTTCGCGCGAATGCAATTTCGCGGCCTACTGTGGTGTCACGAAGAAGTTCCCGATCCGAATGAATCGACCAATGTCTGTCCATTGACCAACCCAAGCTTCACAAAGCACTGTAGGAACTGGTCAGATTTATTCAAATTAACAAAATTCATTCGAATCACGTCGTTCAAGCCATTGCCCAAGCCCGTGGCGATTGCAGAATGCCGCCCATACAATACGCTTGACAGCCCGAACGCATAGGCGAGCCTCGCATCGTCACGCGTCTTCTCTTCGTCTTTCCAGTCCATCAATGCATCCGCAATACGCTCGAACTGCTGCAGCGATTTCTCTATCGATCCGACGGTTGAGAATTCCGACTTCCCCAATCGTACCGGCCTACCGATGTGATAACCCTGTACCCATTGCGCCCCAGACAACACGGCCGTGCGCAGCCCGGCAATGCCTTCTATGCCCTCTACCACCACCTGCTTTGCATGGCATCGGGCGCGGGCCACCAACTTCTTGAACCGATTGCATTGCGTCTGGTCACCGCAATCGGCCGGTAACATTCGACCGGCGATCTTGACGATGTCGAGTTGTGCGATGTGCGTGCTATTCTCCAAACTAAATCCATCGCCAAAATCGTCCACAGCAATGGCACATCCGCTAAGACGCAGGCGTTCGACGAACATACGCCCTGACACTGACGACAGTTGCGTGGTTTCGGTGATCTCAACGACCAGACGACAAGCAATATCTGGCCTATTTTCAAGTATCAGGAAGATTGATTCCCACCACTGGAAATTATTTGCACTTTGCGCAGAAATATTGATGCCTAAGCGTAGATCGACATTGGAATCCATTAAATCGATCGCCATGCTGACGATATATCGATCAACGAATCGCATCAATTCAAGCCGCTCCAGACTGGGTATGAACTCTGACGGATATACGATCGGAAGTCCGTCCGCGTCGACGATTCTCACCAAGCATTCGTGATATAGCACCGCTGCATCGTCCCGCACGCTCACAATCGGCTGAGCCCAAAGCATCACCCTGTCTTGAGCGATCGCCGCCAACACCGTGCCTGCGAGCCCAAGGTCAGAATCCGCATGACGCCGCATATCTTGGGCTAATCGACGTTGCATGAGCGCCTTTACGCATTGGATCATGTTCCCTCCCTACGGTGGAATGATGACGATCTACGTGCCCCCGCCGGGCGCTTGACCGGCATTGGGGTATTCGTACTTTTCGTGCAAACTCTGGCGGTTAGTCGCGCAGCCCCTTATCCCTCAAGGCTCCCCTTCCCTGCGACATCTTTTCAAAACACGATTTTGCAAATAGTTGGCCAGAAAGGTATTTTCGATCCAAAGTGCCAGGATTTTCATGAAGTGTACAAATGCCCCTTACGCGACGGATGAATTTGAACCAGACGCCAACTGACTTGTCGATCCCCAGTAATTCAATTCGAATTCTTGGTCACGACCGACATCAAGGCGCATTCACTTCCACATCGCCCGCGCTTCGAAAATTCAGCTGCTCATTCGGATTATGCGTAGCCAATCCATTCAATATGAACGAAATGAACTCTATATCGTTTGACACCCCGAGCTTGCGCATCGCGCTTCGCTTGTGCGAGCTGACTGTCTGCTTACTGCGCTTCAGGAGGAAAGAAATTTCAGTGACGGTATTGCCCGCCACGAATAGGCTCATTACCTCAGCTTCTTTTGGAGACAGGTCGGCAATCGTATTGAGCCGGCTCGTATAAATACTCTCGGCAATCGATCTGATGGTCGGCGAATTATATGTCCCACCCGCAAAGGCCGCATGAATTGCAGTGATGACATGGCCGATTGCGTCGGCCTTACTGACCACAGAAAGATTTTTCCGGGACAGAAGAGTGTGTATCACGGCTGCATTCTTTAATGTCGTGAGAACGACAATACCAACGTTCGGATATTCTCGTTGGAGATATTCGAAGAGCCAGGGTCCGCCACAGTATTTGTCCGTGTACATTGTGTACTCGCAGATTACAACGTCGCACGGCGTGCGCTGCAGCATTTCAATCAGATCGACCGGACTTTGGCAGGCGCCGATGAGATCTATCTGACCAGCGTTTTTGAGAATATTTTGTAATCCGATC is a window from the Burkholderia vietnamiensis LMG 10929 genome containing:
- a CDS encoding EAL domain-containing protein; this translates as MIQCVKALMQRRLAQDMRRHADSDLGLAGTVLAAIAQDRVMLWAQPIVSVRDDAAVLYHECLVRIVDADGLPIVYPSEFIPSLERLELMRFVDRYIVSMAIDLMDSNVDLRLGINISAQSANNFQWWESIFLILENRPDIACRLVVEITETTQLSSVSGRMFVERLRLSGCAIAVDDFGDGFSLENSTHIAQLDIVKIAGRMLPADCGDQTQCNRFKKLVARARCHAKQVVVEGIEGIAGLRTAVLSGAQWVQGYHIGRPVRLGKSEFSTVGSIEKSLQQFERIADALMDWKDEEKTRDDARLAYAFGLSSVLYGRHSAIATGLGNGLNDVIRMNFVNLNKSDQFLQCFVKLGLVNGQTLVDSFGSGTSS
- a CDS encoding response regulator transcription factor, yielding MNYFSIRVAITDDHPSVLIGLQNILKNAGQIDLIGACQSPVDLIEMLQRTPCDVVICEYTMYTDKYCGGPWLFEYLQREYPNVGIVVLTTLKNAAVIHTLLSRKNLSVVSKADAIGHVITAIHAAFAGGTYNSPTIRSIAESIYTSRLNTIADLSPKEAEVMSLFVAGNTVTEISFLLKRSKQTVSSHKRSAMRKLGVSNDIEFISFILNGLATHNPNEQLNFRSAGDVEVNAP